From Serratia fonticola:
AGCGCTCCAGCCAGTAAAACGCATTGCCCGCCAGGTAGTTACGCACCTCGTGGCGGCCATAGTTGTAGATCAGCGTGTTCCAATCCTGGTGGAACCCTTCGCGAGGATCGGCATATTCATACAGCGCGGAGCCGTCGAAGTTGGCCAGGCCATGGGCATCGCTAGGGAAATGCCCCGGTACCCAATCCAGGATCACGTTGATCCCGGCATCATGAGCCGCGGCGACAAAAGCCTTGAACTCCGCTGGCGTACCAAAACGACGGGTTGGCGCATACATTCCCAACGGCTGATAGCCCCAGCTGCCGTCGAACGGATGCTCGTTGATCGGCAACAGTTCAATATGGGTGAAGCCCATATATTTAACGTAGGGGATCAGTTGCTCGGCCAGTTCTTGATAGCTGAGCCAGAAATTATTGTCGGTATGGCGACGCCAGGATCCCAGGTGCACTTCATAGATGGAAATCGGGCGGTCAAAGTCATTGGCCCGCTGCCTTTCCGGCGTGTTTTCCACCACAGCAGGCAACGGTGTGATCAACGAGGCCGTTTCTGGCCGCATCTGCGCTTCGAAAGCGTAAGGATCGGCTTTCAACTGCACGTTGCCGTAACAATCGATAATCTCGTATTTATACAGCTGCCCGGCCTTCACGCCCGGTAAAAACAGCTCCCAAATCCCGTTCTCTCTACGCAGGCGCATGGGATGACGCCGTCCATCCCAAAAGTTGAACTCCCCCACTACCGACACGCGCTGGGCATTCGGTGCCCAAACGGCAAAGCTGACCCCATCCACATTATCCAACGAGCCAGGATGCGCCCCCAGCCGCTCATAAGGCCGCAGATGGGTGCCTTCGGCCAGCAGCCAGCTGTCAATATCCTGCAGCAGGGTGCCAAAACGGTAAGGGTCTTCGAGCAGTTGTTGATGGTCGCGCCAGCTGACTTCAAGCTGATAGCGGAAAGGGGTTTTACGACGCGGTACGAGAGCGCTGAAAAAACCACGAGCGTCATCGCAATTGAGCTGAACCAGGCGGTTACCGGTTTTACTCTCTACCAGCCACACGGTACCGGCATCCGGCAACAGCGCACAAATCTGTAGTCCGTTTTCGGTTACATGCATGCCGAGCAAGGAAAAGGGATCGGCATAGTGACCGGAGATAAGCTGATTGATCACGTCACGTTCGGGAAGTACAGGCATAGCATTCTTCCTTTGATTAAGAGCATGACTTTTAAAAGGCTACACTGAACAAAAAGCAGCCGTTGCACCTATCATGCAATTCATTTGCTACCTAAAGCGTGATTTCAGTCGGTTATTGATTAATCGATCGCCTTCATGCTCGCAGTTTCGCTCTTTATGCTTAATTTTCAGGCGAATTTTCACCATTGATGGAAAACTTTTCATCCACCTAATAAGCATAGCCATGTCTGCTAAAAACACGGTGGCATTACCAAGGAAAATTTTTAGCCGAAAAACCGGCGGAGCGGGCAACCTTCGCTGGCTACGTCTGATATACGACAGGCGTGACGTCACCTTGCCTCTATCGCCTTTACTGCGTCAGCAATCGAGACCAAAAATGTGGAAAACAGTGCATTGGGGGGCTGAAAGAGATCAGCCT
This genomic window contains:
- the glgB gene encoding 1,4-alpha-glucan branching protein GlgB — translated: MPVLPERDVINQLISGHYADPFSLLGMHVTENGLQICALLPDAGTVWLVESKTGNRLVQLNCDDARGFFSALVPRRKTPFRYQLEVSWRDHQQLLEDPYRFGTLLQDIDSWLLAEGTHLRPYERLGAHPGSLDNVDGVSFAVWAPNAQRVSVVGEFNFWDGRRHPMRLRRENGIWELFLPGVKAGQLYKYEIIDCYGNVQLKADPYAFEAQMRPETASLITPLPAVVENTPERQRANDFDRPISIYEVHLGSWRRHTDNNFWLSYQELAEQLIPYVKYMGFTHIELLPINEHPFDGSWGYQPLGMYAPTRRFGTPAEFKAFVAAAHDAGINVILDWVPGHFPSDAHGLANFDGSALYEYADPREGFHQDWNTLIYNYGRHEVRNYLAGNAFYWLERFGIDALRVDAVASMIYRDYSRADGEWVPNYYGGNENLEAISFLRYTNQTLGKERPGAVTLAEESTDYPGVTLPPDANGLGFHYKWDLGWMHDTLDYMKCDPVHRKYHHNLMTFGMLYAYTENFVLPISHDEVVHGKGSVLDRMPGDAWQKFANLRAYYGFMWAHPGKKLLFMGSEFAQGREWNFDNSLDWHLLDGLDGWHHGVQRLVRDLNHCYQENAPLYERDYRPDGFEWLVVDDHENSVFAFARYDSQGNELIAISNFTPVPRPHYRIGIARAGEYQEILNTDSHHYHGSNAGNQGRVISQPIGSHGREHSISVMVPPLATVYLRREA